In a genomic window of Rhododendron vialii isolate Sample 1 chromosome 12a, ASM3025357v1:
- the LOC131310164 gene encoding ankyrin repeat-containing protein ITN1-like isoform X1, translated as MEREDMGRRLYQACLSGSVPALDALIEEDQLILDRVSSLTCFSDDTPLHVAALRGHLDFTKALLARKPKLATELDSLRCSPLHLASAEGHVEIVRELLRVNTDVCIARDQDGRIPLHLAVMKGRVEVILELLRAEPESIHEKLSRGETVLHLCVKYNRQEAFKTLVQYLHSNHMEFLLNAGDDNGNTILHLAAALKQKDNIEYLLGIKSVKDHTNVKNKNGSTALDVIEHCPNRDLKTMEIREFLLQIGVRRSVCSEPEPNAESPPNNPHPQRCCNWFWNKYIKVDNEWLQEVRGHLITAATLTATMAYQSILSPPGGLWQETKRCQNAASLALPPSSGYSDLISDDHICIAGQAIMDNDGTLYTTYMVSNTVMLIASLGTIMLAMTGFPSTLNKHLTWLMVITVFITIYCMAVSYQSAMALVSPNIWSKFYFLIIISVLGILCVFFLVLQSCRFLVWQWKKLVKLVKACYHCCGPTPRAAHNITTHDQVNPAAGSHKCIGNFC; from the exons ATGGAGAGAGAAGACATGGGGAGAAGGCTCTATCAAGCTTGTTTGAGTGGGAGTGTCCCAGCATTAGACGCCTTGATTGAAGAAGATCAACTCATTCTCGACCGAGTTAGCTCGCTAACATGCTTCTCCGATGACACCCCCTTGCACGTAGCAGCATTGCGCGGTCATTTGGACTTCACGAAAGCCCTTCTAGCTCGGAAACCAAAACTTGCTACTGAGTTAGACTCGCTACGGTGTTCGCCCCTCCACTTAGCTTCCGCTGAGGGCCACGTTGAGATTGTACGAGAGTTGTTACGGGTGAACACCGACGTCTGCATTGCTCGTGATCAGGATG GTAGAATCCCTCTCCACTTGGCAGTCATGAAAGGGCGAGTTGAGGTCATATTAGAACTACTTCGAGCTGAACCGGAGTCGATTCATGAGAAACTAAGCAGAGGGGAGACTGTTCTGCACTTATGTGTCAAATATAACAGGCAAGAGGCCTTCAAGACACTGGTGCAATATTTGCACAGCAACCACATGGAGTTTCTCCTCAATGCTGGAGACGATAATGGCAACACCATCTTGCATCTTGCTGCAGCTCTCAAACAAAAGGAT AACATAGAATACTTGTTGGGAATAAAGAGTGTCAAAGACCACACCAACGTCAAGAACAAGAATGGTTCTACAGCTTTGGATGTTATAGAGCATTGTCCTAACAGAGACCTAAAAACCATGGAAATTCGAGAGTTTCTTTTACAAATTGGTGTTCGGAGATCCGTTTGCAGTGAGCCGGAGCCCAATGCTGAATCACCTCCCAATAATCCTCATCCTCAACGTTGTTGTAATTGGTTTTGGAATAAGTATATCAAGGTCGACAACGAATGGCTCCAAGAG GTACGCGGCCATTTAATAACGGCAGCCACCCTAACTGCAACGATGGCTTATCAATCTATTTTAAGTCCGCCTGGTGGTTTATGGCAAGAAACAAAGAGATGCCAAAACGCCGCTTCGCTCGCCCTTCCTCCTTCCTCAGGCTATTCAGATCTTATTTCGGATGACCACATATGCATTGCGGGACAAGCCATTATGGACAACGATGGCACTTTATATACTACATACATGGTTAGTAACACCGTAATGTTAATAGCATCATTGGGCACTATCATGCTGGCCATGACTGGATTCCCGTCGACGCTCAACAAGCATTTAACATGGCTGATGGTGATCACTGTGTTCATCACAATTTACTGTATGGCTGTGTCTTATCAGTCGGCAATGGCTTTAGTATCCCCCAAcatatggtccaaattttactttttgattataATTTCTGTTTTGGGGATTCTATGcgtattttttttggtgcttcaGTCATGCCGCTTCTTGGTATGGCAGTGGAAGAAGTTGGTAAAACTTGTTAAAGCATGTTATCATTGTTGCGGACCAACTCCAAGAGCTGCCCACAATATTACTACTCATGATCAGGTTAATCCAGCAGCTGGCAGCCATAAGTGCATAGGAAACTTCTGCTAG
- the LOC131310854 gene encoding nuclear transcription factor Y subunit A-3-like isoform X2, translating to MQDSDLSSAQSMATYVAKGASWWTSSGSQIEQSFVSKNLSLNMFTPNQLGQNVKQMVFQFQDQDSSSTQSTSQSYHEAASVGSIISLQSGYSGTLGKPTVGRTKAAVLMGTQDCLLPPSELNYGQSFACVPLSYGDSYYSGLVAAYGAQAMIHHPQMAGMPSARVPLPLDLPQDEPIYVNPKQYRAILRRRQYRAKLEAQNKLAKSRKPYLHESRHLHALKRARGSGGRFLNTKEVQEPKPTSAANAKDNSGPTQLHLNTNMAESTVDSSEYFKEGASKTSCSSTSCSNITSASSSENFFQQQDFRFSGYPSCFGRVVQGGGNQHHLSVQQ from the exons ATGCAAGATTCTGATTTGAGCTCAGCCCAATCAATGGCTACATATGTTGCTAAAGGTGCATCTTGGTGGACGTCAAGTGGATCGCAAATTGAACAATCGTTTGTCTCAAAGAATTTAAGCTTGAATATGTTTACTCCAAATCAACTTGGCCAGAATGTCAAGCAAATGGTTTTTCAGTTTCAAGACCAGGACTCGTCGTCTACTCAATCCACCAGCCAATCTTACCATGAAGCAGCTAGTGTAGGGAGCATAATTTCATTGCAGTCGG GATATAGTGGAACTCTTGGGAAGCCTACTGTGGGTCGAACTAAGGCAGCTGTATTGATGGGAACTCAGGATTGTCTTCTGCCTCCTTCAGAACTTAATTACGGGCAATCCTTT GCTTGTGTTCCTCTTTCTTACGGAGATTCGTACTATAGTGGGCTAGTGGCTGCTTATGGGGCACAGGCTATG ATTCATCATCCCCAAATGGCGGGGATGCCATCTGCTCGAGTGCCGCTGCCTCTTGATCTTCCCCAAGACGAGCCCATATATGTTAATCCAAAACAGTATCGCGCAATTCTCAGGCGGAGACAATACCGTGCCAAGCTTGAGGCTCAAAACAAGCTCGCAAAATCTCGCAAG CCTTATCTCCACGAATCCCGTCATCTACATGCTTTAAAGAGGGCTAGAGGATCCGGCGGACGATTTCTGAATACAAAGGAGGTCCAAGAACCAAAACCAACATCCGCTGCTAATGCAAAAGATAACTCTGGCCCAACACAGCTCCACTTGAACACTAACATGGCAGAATCCACTGTTGACTCATCGGAATATTTCAAAGAGGGTGCTTCGAAAACCTCTTGTTCGTCAACCTCTTGTTCTAACATTACAAGTGCCTCCAGCAGTGAAAATTTCTTCCAGCAACAAGATTTCAGGTTCTCCGGTTACCCTTCTTGCTTCGGTAGGGTGGTGCAAGGTGGTGGGAACCAGCACCATCTCTCAGTCCAGCAGtga
- the LOC131310164 gene encoding ankyrin repeat-containing protein BDA1-like isoform X2, which produces MEREDMGRRLYQACLSGSVPALDALIEEDQLILDRVSSLTCFSDDTPLHVAALRGHLDFTKALLARKPKLATELDSLRCSPLHLASAEGHVEIVRELLRVNTDVCIARDQDGRIPLHLAVMKGRVEVILELLRAEPESIHEKLSRGETVLHLCVKYNRQEAFKTLVQYLHSNHMEFLLNAGDDNGNTILHLAAALKQKDVRGHLITAATLTATMAYQSILSPPGGLWQETKRCQNAASLALPPSSGYSDLISDDHICIAGQAIMDNDGTLYTTYMVSNTVMLIASLGTIMLAMTGFPSTLNKHLTWLMVITVFITIYCMAVSYQSAMALVSPNIWSKFYFLIIISVLGILCVFFLVLQSCRFLVWQWKKLVKLVKACYHCCGPTPRAAHNITTHDQVNPAAGSHKCIGNFC; this is translated from the exons ATGGAGAGAGAAGACATGGGGAGAAGGCTCTATCAAGCTTGTTTGAGTGGGAGTGTCCCAGCATTAGACGCCTTGATTGAAGAAGATCAACTCATTCTCGACCGAGTTAGCTCGCTAACATGCTTCTCCGATGACACCCCCTTGCACGTAGCAGCATTGCGCGGTCATTTGGACTTCACGAAAGCCCTTCTAGCTCGGAAACCAAAACTTGCTACTGAGTTAGACTCGCTACGGTGTTCGCCCCTCCACTTAGCTTCCGCTGAGGGCCACGTTGAGATTGTACGAGAGTTGTTACGGGTGAACACCGACGTCTGCATTGCTCGTGATCAGGATG GTAGAATCCCTCTCCACTTGGCAGTCATGAAAGGGCGAGTTGAGGTCATATTAGAACTACTTCGAGCTGAACCGGAGTCGATTCATGAGAAACTAAGCAGAGGGGAGACTGTTCTGCACTTATGTGTCAAATATAACAGGCAAGAGGCCTTCAAGACACTGGTGCAATATTTGCACAGCAACCACATGGAGTTTCTCCTCAATGCTGGAGACGATAATGGCAACACCATCTTGCATCTTGCTGCAGCTCTCAAACAAAAGGAT GTACGCGGCCATTTAATAACGGCAGCCACCCTAACTGCAACGATGGCTTATCAATCTATTTTAAGTCCGCCTGGTGGTTTATGGCAAGAAACAAAGAGATGCCAAAACGCCGCTTCGCTCGCCCTTCCTCCTTCCTCAGGCTATTCAGATCTTATTTCGGATGACCACATATGCATTGCGGGACAAGCCATTATGGACAACGATGGCACTTTATATACTACATACATGGTTAGTAACACCGTAATGTTAATAGCATCATTGGGCACTATCATGCTGGCCATGACTGGATTCCCGTCGACGCTCAACAAGCATTTAACATGGCTGATGGTGATCACTGTGTTCATCACAATTTACTGTATGGCTGTGTCTTATCAGTCGGCAATGGCTTTAGTATCCCCCAAcatatggtccaaattttactttttgattataATTTCTGTTTTGGGGATTCTATGcgtattttttttggtgcttcaGTCATGCCGCTTCTTGGTATGGCAGTGGAAGAAGTTGGTAAAACTTGTTAAAGCATGTTATCATTGTTGCGGACCAACTCCAAGAGCTGCCCACAATATTACTACTCATGATCAGGTTAATCCAGCAGCTGGCAGCCATAAGTGCATAGGAAACTTCTGCTAG
- the LOC131310854 gene encoding nuclear transcription factor Y subunit A-3-like isoform X1, with amino-acid sequence MQDFCMQDSDLSSAQSMATYVAKGASWWTSSGSQIEQSFVSKNLSLNMFTPNQLGQNVKQMVFQFQDQDSSSTQSTSQSYHEAASVGSIISLQSGYSGTLGKPTVGRTKAAVLMGTQDCLLPPSELNYGQSFACVPLSYGDSYYSGLVAAYGAQAMIHHPQMAGMPSARVPLPLDLPQDEPIYVNPKQYRAILRRRQYRAKLEAQNKLAKSRKPYLHESRHLHALKRARGSGGRFLNTKEVQEPKPTSAANAKDNSGPTQLHLNTNMAESTVDSSEYFKEGASKTSCSSTSCSNITSASSSENFFQQQDFRFSGYPSCFGRVVQGGGNQHHLSVQQ; translated from the exons ATGCAGGACTTTTGTATGCAAGATTCTGATTTGAGCTCAGCCCAATCAATGGCTACATATGTTGCTAAAGGTGCATCTTGGTGGACGTCAAGTGGATCGCAAATTGAACAATCGTTTGTCTCAAAGAATTTAAGCTTGAATATGTTTACTCCAAATCAACTTGGCCAGAATGTCAAGCAAATGGTTTTTCAGTTTCAAGACCAGGACTCGTCGTCTACTCAATCCACCAGCCAATCTTACCATGAAGCAGCTAGTGTAGGGAGCATAATTTCATTGCAGTCGG GATATAGTGGAACTCTTGGGAAGCCTACTGTGGGTCGAACTAAGGCAGCTGTATTGATGGGAACTCAGGATTGTCTTCTGCCTCCTTCAGAACTTAATTACGGGCAATCCTTT GCTTGTGTTCCTCTTTCTTACGGAGATTCGTACTATAGTGGGCTAGTGGCTGCTTATGGGGCACAGGCTATG ATTCATCATCCCCAAATGGCGGGGATGCCATCTGCTCGAGTGCCGCTGCCTCTTGATCTTCCCCAAGACGAGCCCATATATGTTAATCCAAAACAGTATCGCGCAATTCTCAGGCGGAGACAATACCGTGCCAAGCTTGAGGCTCAAAACAAGCTCGCAAAATCTCGCAAG CCTTATCTCCACGAATCCCGTCATCTACATGCTTTAAAGAGGGCTAGAGGATCCGGCGGACGATTTCTGAATACAAAGGAGGTCCAAGAACCAAAACCAACATCCGCTGCTAATGCAAAAGATAACTCTGGCCCAACACAGCTCCACTTGAACACTAACATGGCAGAATCCACTGTTGACTCATCGGAATATTTCAAAGAGGGTGCTTCGAAAACCTCTTGTTCGTCAACCTCTTGTTCTAACATTACAAGTGCCTCCAGCAGTGAAAATTTCTTCCAGCAACAAGATTTCAGGTTCTCCGGTTACCCTTCTTGCTTCGGTAGGGTGGTGCAAGGTGGTGGGAACCAGCACCATCTCTCAGTCCAGCAGtga
- the LOC131310853 gene encoding uncharacterized protein LOC131310853 codes for MSLRTAEEESSAQEIHIPAEIDWETLDKSKFFFLGAALFSGVSATLYPVVVLKTRQQVAAQSQVSCIKTAFSIVRHEGFRGLYRGFGTSLMGTIPARALYMAALEVTKSKVGTATIRLGIPEPTAAAIANAAAGLSAAMAAQLVWTPIDVVSQRLMVQGGFNHHNNKKTAVNCKYLGGIDAFRKILNTDGPRGLYRGFGISILTYAPSNAVWWASYSVAQRLVWGGIGCYCCKKEVAGNNNDNGVSTFRPDSKTIMAVQGVSAALAGGVSALITMPLDTIKTRLQVLDGDENGRRGPTVGQTVRNLVREGGWTACYRGLGPRWASMSMSATTMITTYEFLKRLSAKNQEHLTP; via the coding sequence ATGAGTTTGAGAACGGCCGAGGAAGAATCTTCGGCACAGGAAATCCATATCCCGGCCGAGATCGATTGGGAGACGCTGGATAAATCGAAATTCTTCTTCCTCGGCGCGGCCCTGTTTTCGGGGGTTTCAGCCACTCTGTACCCCGTTGTCGTGTTGAAAACGCGGCAACAGGTGGCGGCTCAATCTCAGGTCTCGTGTATCAAAACCGCGTTTTCCATCGTCAGGCACGAGGGCTTTCGCGGCTTGTATCGAGGGTTTGGTACCTCTTTGATGGGAACGATTCCGGCTCGCGCCCTGTACATGGCAGCACTAGAGGTTACGAAGAGCAAAGTAGGGACCGCGACGATTAGGTTAGGGATTCCAGAGCCAACCGCAGCTGCAATCGCCAATGCTGCAGCTGGGTTGAGCGCAGCTATGGCTGCACAGCTAGTTTGGACACCTATCGATGTTGTTAGCCAAAGACTTATGGTTCAAGGCGGTTTTAaccaccacaacaacaaaaaaactgcGGTCAATTGTAAATATCTCGGTGGAATCGATGCGTTTAGGAAGATTCTCAACACGGATGGACCTAGGGGTCTTTACAGGGGATTTGGAATTTCGATATTGACATATGCCCCTTCCAATGCGGTTTGGTGGGCATCCTACTCGGTTGCCCAAAGGCTCGTTTGGGGCGGAATTGGATGCTATTGTTGCAAGAAAGAGGTTGCTGGCAACAACAATGACAATGGTGTCAGTACTTTCAGACCGGATTCGAAGACCATAATGGCGGTTCAGGGGGTGAGTGCTGCACTGGCAGGGGGCGTTTCGGCTTTGATAACGATGCCACTCGACACAATCAAGACGAGGCTACAGGTTTTGGATGGGGATGAGAATGGGCGGAGGGGACCAACCGTCGGGCAAACCGTGAGGAATTTGGTTAGGGAAGGAGGGTGGACGGCTTGTTACCGAGGGTTGGGACCGCGGTGGGCGTCCATGTCCATGTCCGCGACCACGATGATCACTACCTATGAGTTTCTGAAACGGCTCTCGGCCAAGAATCAAGAGCATTTAACACCATGA